One Oncorhynchus masou masou isolate Uvic2021 chromosome 27, UVic_Omas_1.1, whole genome shotgun sequence genomic window carries:
- the LOC135515567 gene encoding E3 ubiquitin-protein ligase Mdm2-like, which translates to MAENCERMSEWHRSSSQINTLDNEKLVRPKEKLCVLLQQAGADKDVFTMKEVIFYLGQYIMKKQLYDMKQQHIVHCADDPLGAVLGVDSFSVKEPRVLFAMITQNLLAVKNQESQSVFTEPRSQSEPDRGPKETDSDCHSSSTSERRRRRRSSDPEGTSSTQEEDGCESRKRHRSDSFSLTFDDSMSWYVIGGLRRDRRSSESSDSHSNTEVGSLVSDACDDVLSQDLGSDSDNFSVEFEVESIDSDAYSDPEEASVSGEDEVYEVTIFEEDSFDDDTEITEADYWKCSKCEELNPPLPRNCNRCWTLRMDWFPDSDSNSAAPNLKPLPPKPTPAPTEPDETEGLDVPDGKRARSPLPLLKDSQELMSVSGPDSQDSACSSQPSTSSSNSNGVGSGSSSTSAPFSQEVMAPDLERFNSLEAHLPASCLEPCVICQTRPKNGCIVHGRTGHLMACYTCARKLKKRNKLCPVCRQPIQSVVLIYLS; encoded by the exons ATGGCAGAGAATTGTGAGAGAATGTCAGAATGGCATAGAAGTAGTTCCCAAATAAATACGTTGGACAACGAGAAACTT GTACGACCTAAAGAGAAACTGTGCGTGTTATTGCAGCAGGCAGGTGCAGACAAAGACGTTTTCACCATGAAAGAG GTGATATTCTACCTGGGCCAGTACATCATGAAGAAACAGCTTTATGACATGAAGCAGCAACACATAGTGCACTGTGCTGACGACCCCCTGGGGGCTGTACTGGGAGTGGACAGCTTCTCTGTTAAAGAACCACG AGTTCTGTTCGCTATGATCACACAAAATCTCCTAGCAGTGAAAAATCAAG AATCCCAATCTGTCTTCACGGAACCCAGGAGCCAGAGTGAACCGGATAGAGGGCCTAAG GAGACAGACTCAGACTGTCATTCATCATCTACCTCAGAAcgcaggaggagaaggaggagtagtGACCctg AGGGGACGTCGTCGACCCAAGAGGAGGACGGGTGTGAGTCCAGGAAGAGACACAGGTCAGACAGCTTTTCTCTGACCTTTGATGACAGCATGTCCTGGTATGTGATTGGAGGCCTGAGACGAGACCGGAGGAGCAGTGAGTCTTCAGACTCACACAGTAACACT GAAGTCGGTTCATTGGTCAGTGACGCGTGTGACGATGTTCTGAGCCAGGATCTGGGCTCAGACTCTGATAACTTCAGCGTGGAGTTTGAGGTGGAGTCCATTGACTCGGATGCCTACAGCGATCCTGAAGAGGCTTCAGTGTCTGGAGAGGACGAG GTGTATGAAGTCACCATCTTCGAGGAGGACTCGTTCGACGACGACACTGAGATCACGGAAGCA GACTACTGGAAGTGCTCAAAGTGTGAGGAGTTGAACCCTCCCCTCCCCCGAAACTGCAACCGCTGTTGGACGCTAAGAATGGACTGGTTTCCCGATTCTGACAGCAACTCTGCTGCCCCCAACCTCAAACCCTTACCCCCCAAGCCTACCCCAGCCCCGACAGAGCCCGACGAGACCGAAGGTCTGGATGTCCCAGACGGGAAGAGAGCCAGGTCGCCCCTTCCCCTCCTCAAAGACTCCCAGGAATTGATGTCTGTCTCTGGCCCCGATTCCCAAGACTCAGCCTGCTCCTCCCAGCCCTCCACCTCTTCTTCGAACTCCAACGGCGTGGGCTCAGGCTCGTCCTCTACTAGCGCCCCCTTCAGTCAAGAAGTGATGGCACCAGACTTGGAGCGTTTCAACAGCCTGGAGGCTCACCTCCCCGCCAGCTGCCTGGAGCCCTGCGTCATCTGTCAGACCAGGCCCAAGAACGGCTGCATCGTACACGGACGCACTGGGCACCTCATGGCCTGTTACACCTGCGCCAGGAAGCTGAAGAAGAGGAACAAGCTGTGTCCGGTCTGCAGGCAGCCTATCCAGTCTGTCGTCTTAATTTATCTCAGCTGA